The following proteins come from a genomic window of Rhodoligotrophos sp. CJ14:
- a CDS encoding carboxyl transferase domain-containing protein, with product MATLRSGLSTSSPEFKANAAAMAELVADLAAKRAEAAQGGPQKARDRHVARGKLLPRDRVMQLIDPGSPFLELSSLAAYGLYGGDIHGAGLITGIGRIEGRECMIVCNDATIKGGTYYPITVKKHLRAQEIALQNRLPCIYLVDSGGANLPNQTDVFPDREHFGRIFYNQANMSAAGIPQIACVMGSCTAGGAYVPAMSDETVIVRRQGTIFLGGPPLVKAATGEVVSAEELGGADIHARQSGVADHYALDDRHALAIVRSIVAGLNRRKQVDIALREPIEPLYNPEEIDGIVPQNLSVQYDIREVIARLVDGSVFDEWKALFGTTLVTGFAHIWGIPVGIIGNNGILYSESAQKGAHFIELCCQRRIPLLFLQNISGFMVGQRYEAGGIAKDGAKLVTAVACAQVPKITVIVGGSFGAGNYGMCGRAYSPRFLFMWPNARISVMGGEQAASVLAQVRRDNLEAEGKTWSPEEEDLFKQPIRDQYEREGHPYHATAHLWDDGIIAPAETRMVLGLALSATLNAPILETRFGVFRM from the coding sequence ATGGCGACGCTTCGCTCGGGCCTGTCCACCAGCTCACCGGAATTCAAGGCCAATGCCGCGGCCATGGCCGAACTGGTGGCCGATCTTGCCGCCAAGCGGGCGGAGGCCGCACAAGGTGGCCCTCAGAAGGCGCGCGACCGACACGTCGCCCGCGGCAAGCTCCTGCCGCGCGACCGGGTGATGCAGCTGATCGACCCCGGCTCGCCCTTTCTGGAGCTGTCGAGCCTTGCCGCTTACGGCCTCTACGGCGGTGATATTCATGGCGCTGGCCTCATCACCGGCATCGGCCGCATCGAGGGCCGCGAATGCATGATCGTCTGCAATGACGCGACGATCAAGGGCGGCACCTACTATCCCATCACGGTCAAGAAGCATCTGCGCGCCCAGGAAATTGCCCTGCAAAATCGGCTACCCTGCATCTATCTCGTGGATTCCGGCGGCGCCAACCTGCCCAATCAGACCGATGTCTTCCCCGATCGCGAGCATTTCGGCCGCATCTTCTATAACCAGGCCAATATGTCGGCCGCGGGCATCCCGCAGATCGCCTGCGTGATGGGCTCCTGCACTGCGGGCGGGGCCTATGTGCCCGCCATGTCGGACGAAACGGTCATCGTCCGGCGCCAGGGCACCATTTTCCTCGGCGGCCCGCCTTTGGTGAAGGCCGCAACCGGCGAAGTGGTCTCGGCCGAAGAGCTGGGGGGTGCCGATATCCATGCTCGTCAATCCGGGGTTGCCGATCATTATGCCCTTGATGACCGCCACGCGCTGGCCATCGTGCGCTCGATCGTCGCCGGCCTCAACCGCCGCAAGCAGGTCGATATCGCTCTGCGTGAACCCATCGAGCCCCTCTATAACCCGGAAGAGATCGACGGCATCGTCCCGCAGAACCTCTCCGTTCAATATGACATTCGCGAGGTGATCGCGCGCCTGGTCGATGGGTCCGTCTTCGATGAATGGAAGGCGCTCTTCGGCACCACTCTCGTCACCGGCTTTGCCCATATCTGGGGGATCCCGGTGGGCATCATCGGCAATAACGGCATCCTCTATTCCGAGTCGGCGCAGAAGGGGGCGCATTTCATCGAGCTCTGCTGCCAACGGCGCATTCCCTTGCTGTTCCTGCAGAATATCTCGGGCTTCATGGTGGGCCAACGCTATGAGGCCGGCGGCATTGCCAAGGACGGCGCCAAGCTCGTCACGGCGGTCGCCTGTGCGCAAGTGCCCAAGATCACCGTGATCGTTGGCGGATCCTTCGGCGCTGGCAATTATGGCATGTGCGGCAGAGCCTATTCGCCCCGGTTTTTGTTCATGTGGCCCAATGCGCGGATCTCTGTGATGGGCGGCGAGCAGGCAGCCTCCGTGCTCGCCCAAGTGCGGCGCGATAATCTGGAAGCGGAGGGCAAGACCTGGTCACCGGAGGAAGAGGACTTATTCAAGCAGCCCATCCGCGATCAATATGAGCGCGAGGGGCATCCTTACCACGCCACGGCGCATCTCTGGGATGACGGCATCATCGCGCCGGCGGAAACCCGTATGGTCTTGGGCCTTGCCTTATCGGCGACACTCAATGCGCCTATTCTAGAGACGCGATTCGGTGTGTTTAGGATGTAA
- a CDS encoding lysozyme inhibitor LprI family protein, whose protein sequence is MRLDLLMMTIAGLLILPAGAQGQGAGNDCANASSQMEMNQCAAKQLSAADAELNTIYKELVHKLDSAGQGYVRDAQRAWVTFRDKECIARAGGPQDQGGSIWPMVVAMCRTELTKDRIVQLERQRKCPGGDLSCPDQ, encoded by the coding sequence ATGCGTTTGGATTTGCTGATGATGACGATCGCCGGCTTGCTCATTCTGCCGGCCGGGGCACAGGGGCAGGGGGCGGGAAACGATTGCGCCAATGCCTCGAGCCAGATGGAGATGAACCAGTGCGCAGCCAAGCAGCTCTCCGCTGCCGATGCCGAACTCAACACGATCTATAAGGAGCTCGTGCACAAGCTCGATTCCGCCGGGCAGGGCTATGTGCGCGACGCCCAGCGCGCTTGGGTCACCTTCCGCGACAAGGAATGCATTGCCCGGGCCGGCGGCCCGCAGGACCAAGGCGGTTCGATCTGGCCGATGGTCGTCGCCATGTGCCGAACCGAACTGACCAAGGACCGTATCGTGCAGCTCGAACGACAGCGCAAATGTCCGGGCGGCGATCTCTCCTGCCCCGATCAGTAG
- a CDS encoding YaiI/YqxD family protein yields MLEIFVDADACPVKAEVERVATRHGLKIHLVSNSGMRPTGNPLVHNVVVSDGADAADDWIAQHVGPGDLVITADIPLASRSLDKGARVIGPKGKTFTAQNIGMALATRALLQHHREAEGTQTFNAGFGPRDRSNFLNVLENEIQAIKRSR; encoded by the coding sequence GTGCTTGAAATCTTCGTGGATGCGGACGCATGCCCGGTGAAAGCCGAGGTCGAGCGCGTCGCGACCAGGCATGGGCTCAAGATTCATCTGGTCAGCAATAGCGGCATGCGCCCGACCGGCAATCCGCTCGTTCACAATGTGGTGGTCAGTGACGGCGCGGATGCGGCCGATGATTGGATCGCCCAGCATGTGGGCCCGGGGGATCTCGTGATCACAGCCGATATTCCCCTCGCCTCCCGCAGTCTCGATAAAGGCGCGCGGGTGATCGGACCCAAGGGAAAGACATTCACCGCGCAGAATATCGGCATGGCGCTCGCAACCCGTGCCCTCCTGCAGCATCACCGGGAGGCCGAAGGCACGCAGACCTTCAATGCCGGGTTTGGCCCGCGCGATCGGTCCAACTTCCTCAACGTGCTGGAAAACGAGATCCAGGCGATCAAACGCAGCCGATGA
- the erpA gene encoding iron-sulfur cluster insertion protein ErpA has product MIEWNCMAEPITVTERAANRINEIVAAEDHPKALRVSVSGGGCSGFQYEFALDDTKQDDDIEVVRNGATVRVDSTSILYMIGSEIDYVDDLIGATFKINNPQATSSCGCGTSFSI; this is encoded by the coding sequence ATGATCGAGTGGAACTGCATGGCTGAGCCGATCACTGTCACCGAACGCGCCGCCAACCGGATCAACGAGATCGTGGCGGCAGAGGATCACCCTAAGGCCCTCAGGGTCAGTGTCTCGGGCGGAGGCTGCTCCGGCTTCCAGTATGAATTCGCCCTCGACGACACGAAACAGGACGATGACATAGAGGTGGTGCGCAATGGTGCCACGGTTCGGGTCGATTCGACCTCGATACTTTATATGATCGGGTCCGAAATCGACTATGTCGATGATCTGATCGGCGCGACGTTCAAAATCAATAACCCTCAGGCCACCTCCTCGTGCGGCTGCGGGACGAGCTTTTCCATCTGA
- a CDS encoding deoxyguanosinetriphosphate triphosphohydrolase, producing the protein MRDNLAPFACRADQSRGRFVAEPEQPHRTPFQRDRDRVLHSTAFRRLKDKTQVFVYHEGDHFRTRLTHSLEVAQIARSIARRLALDEDLTEALALAHDLGHTPFGHAGERALDACMAQFGGFDHNAQALRIVTRLERHYAEFDGLNLTWESLEGLIKHNGPLLGRDGAPIGPYRDKRLPQAILDFAGAHALALDTYASAEAQVAAIADDIAYNAHDIDDGLRARLFDIIDLGDIPLVGEVLSKVVAQYPNLERPRLIHETVRRVISIMIEDVTTCSLKRAKRLAPASADEVRLLGEPLISLSAQLAEHNRILQAFLFRRMYRHEKVMRIMERAQRVMRELFDSYRQDPSLMPKEWRADFADLAEDKKARRICDFIAGMTDRFALDQHRRLFDLDPLFR; encoded by the coding sequence CTGAGAGACAATCTTGCGCCTTTCGCATGCCGGGCGGATCAAAGCCGCGGCCGCTTCGTGGCGGAACCCGAACAGCCGCACCGGACGCCGTTCCAACGGGACCGGGACAGGGTCCTGCACTCGACCGCCTTTCGCCGGCTGAAGGACAAGACCCAGGTCTTTGTTTATCACGAGGGTGATCATTTTCGCACCAGGCTCACCCACAGCCTTGAAGTCGCGCAGATTGCCCGCTCGATCGCCCGCCGGCTGGCCCTAGACGAGGATCTCACCGAGGCGCTGGCACTCGCTCATGATCTCGGCCACACCCCTTTTGGGCATGCGGGCGAGCGCGCCCTCGATGCGTGCATGGCGCAATTCGGGGGGTTCGATCACAATGCGCAAGCCTTGCGCATCGTCACCCGGCTCGAGCGGCATTATGCCGAGTTCGATGGGCTCAACCTCACCTGGGAATCACTTGAAGGCCTGATCAAGCATAATGGGCCGCTGCTCGGGCGCGACGGTGCACCGATCGGTCCTTATCGAGACAAGCGACTGCCCCAGGCGATTCTCGACTTTGCCGGTGCTCACGCTCTGGCGCTTGACACCTATGCCTCGGCGGAAGCGCAGGTTGCGGCGATCGCCGATGACATCGCCTATAACGCCCATGACATTGACGACGGCCTGCGGGCACGGCTGTTCGATATCATCGATCTCGGGGATATTCCCCTCGTGGGCGAGGTGCTCTCGAAGGTGGTCGCGCAATATCCCAATCTCGAGCGGCCCCGTCTCATCCACGAGACGGTGCGGCGCGTGATCTCGATCATGATCGAGGATGTCACCACCTGTTCTCTGAAGCGGGCCAAGCGCCTGGCCCCGGCATCCGCCGACGAGGTGCGCCTGCTCGGTGAGCCGCTGATCAGCCTCTCTGCGCAACTTGCCGAGCATAACCGCATTCTTCAGGCATTCCTTTTCAGGCGCATGTATCGCCACGAGAAGGTGATGCGCATCATGGAGCGTGCCCAGCGGGTGATGCGTGAGCTGTTCGACAGTTACAGGCAGGATCCGAGCCTCATGCCCAAGGAATGGCGCGCCGACTTCGCCGATCTGGCTGAAGATAAGAAGGCGCGCCGCATTTGTGACTTCATCGCCGGGATGACCGACCGTTTTGCTCTGGATCAGCACCGCAGGCTGTTTGACCTCGACCCGCTTTTCCGTTAG
- the argS gene encoding arginine--tRNA ligase encodes MNVFAHFEQVIGAAIGRLTQRGRLPEGMDLSRIVVEPPRDPSHGDVSTNAALILAKPTGRKPREIATDLALELQGEDGVASAEVAGPGFVNLRLKPSFWPVVIKAILEDGTRFGAGNLGRGEKVNVEYVSANPTGPLHVGHCRGAVFGDALANLLAAAGYDVTREYYINDAGAQVDVLARSAFLRYQEALGEDIGEIPAGLYPGSYLKPVGTALAEKYGRTLLQKSEADALAIIRPFTINAMMDMIRDDLAALNIRHEEFFSEASLHDGDIAEMIAELGARGLVYEGRLPPPKGQPPEDWEDREQLLFRASDFGDDIDRPLQKSDGSYTYFAADVAYFRSKFRRGFKEMVYVLGADHSGYVKRLEAVGRAIAGDQARVVVRLCQLVKLFRGGEPVRMSKRSGEFVTLRDVVDEVGPDVVRFMMLYRKNDAPLDFDFEKVTEQSRDNPVFYVQYAHARICSVFRNAEADLGGADLSDEKLAQSDLSVLTDEAELAIIKRLAEYPRIFQGAVSAHEPHRIAHYLYDLASDFHGLWNRGKELPQLRFIIVQNTHATYARLAMLRAIRYVLQNGLSVIGVKPVMEM; translated from the coding sequence ATGAATGTCTTCGCGCATTTCGAGCAGGTCATCGGCGCCGCCATCGGTCGGCTGACGCAGCGCGGTCGCTTGCCCGAGGGCATGGATCTGTCCCGGATCGTGGTGGAGCCGCCGCGCGATCCTTCCCATGGCGATGTGTCGACCAACGCCGCACTGATTCTGGCCAAGCCTACTGGACGAAAACCCCGCGAGATCGCCACTGATCTTGCCCTTGAGCTGCAGGGCGAGGATGGCGTCGCCAGCGCTGAGGTGGCAGGCCCCGGATTCGTCAATCTGCGCCTTAAGCCCTCCTTTTGGCCGGTTGTCATCAAAGCCATTCTGGAGGACGGCACGCGCTTTGGTGCCGGCAATCTCGGCCGCGGCGAAAAGGTCAATGTCGAATATGTCTCGGCCAATCCGACGGGGCCCCTGCATGTGGGCCATTGCCGCGGTGCGGTCTTCGGCGATGCCCTCGCCAATCTCCTGGCGGCCGCAGGCTACGACGTCACCCGCGAATATTACATCAACGATGCCGGCGCGCAGGTCGATGTGCTCGCGCGGTCAGCTTTCTTGCGCTACCAGGAGGCGCTTGGCGAAGATATCGGCGAGATCCCGGCCGGGCTCTATCCCGGCAGCTATCTCAAGCCGGTCGGCACGGCCTTGGCTGAGAAATATGGCCGCACGCTGCTTCAGAAGTCGGAAGCAGATGCGCTCGCCATTATCCGCCCCTTCACCATCAATGCCATGATGGACATGATCCGGGATGATCTCGCGGCGCTCAATATACGCCATGAGGAATTTTTCTCGGAAGCATCCCTCCATGACGGCGATATCGCCGAAATGATCGCGGAACTGGGCGCGCGGGGCCTTGTCTATGAGGGCCGCCTGCCGCCGCCGAAGGGCCAGCCGCCCGAGGATTGGGAAGATCGCGAGCAGCTCTTGTTCCGCGCCTCAGACTTCGGCGATGATATCGACCGGCCACTGCAGAAATCCGATGGCAGCTACACCTATTTCGCAGCGGACGTTGCTTATTTTCGCTCGAAATTCAGGCGCGGCTTCAAGGAGATGGTCTATGTGCTCGGCGCAGATCACAGCGGCTATGTGAAGCGCCTCGAAGCGGTCGGGCGGGCAATTGCCGGGGATCAGGCCCGGGTGGTGGTGCGGCTTTGCCAGCTCGTCAAGCTGTTCCGCGGCGGCGAGCCGGTGCGCATGTCGAAGCGTTCTGGAGAATTCGTGACCTTGCGCGATGTGGTGGACGAGGTCGGACCAGATGTCGTGCGCTTTATGATGCTCTATCGCAAGAATGACGCACCGCTCGATTTCGATTTCGAGAAGGTCACGGAGCAATCCCGGGATAATCCGGTTTTCTATGTTCAGTATGCCCATGCGCGCATTTGCTCCGTGTTTCGCAACGCGGAGGCCGATCTCGGAGGCGCGGATCTGAGCGACGAAAAACTCGCGCAAAGTGACCTTTCCGTGTTGACCGACGAGGCTGAACTGGCAATCATTAAGCGGCTTGCTGAATATCCGCGGATCTTCCAGGGGGCGGTGTCCGCGCATGAGCCGCACCGAATCGCACATTATCTGTATGATCTCGCGAGCGATTTTCATGGATTATGGAATCGCGGCAAAGAGTTGCCGCAATTGCGGTTCATTATTGTACAAAATACCCACGCTACTTACGCGCGGCTCGCAATGCTTCGCGCGATTAGGTATGTTCTGCAGAACGGTTTGAGTGTCATCGGTGTCAAACCGGTGATGGAGATGTGA
- a CDS encoding SPOR domain-containing protein produces the protein MPAPAAAQPPRPAAVSRPVSPMPRLEPMLRGSLSRLGSNVEAAPEGRGVAHSTPDKANETPNHQGMKDDPAEHARDAADEGMRPGAKEGTPPPRLHPELRPPVASREPSQPVREEARPMPRPDISRLVGARSAQDAPPAAKPPEPALRVNAIDEKAGDPSGRAVSFGRSDFLRFQRPSPAPVDQYSATLSDATEDEAADVSLTDVSAVVADGPEIVRSTKAGAGLGAGENSVAPRLGAPGEQLAGRGEGPRAEAPIADLSRREPRISSQPDARVPSSAPSGPNAPSGLNAPAGRQAPGPSSIPGASVDPRLARPSQPRQAAPANFDELADRNRKPQVSPVARRQTGEGPVEWPAVSRGPAARLMQREKDEADPAAPSRSNDSARRTAFDGDAELNGYGARAATRDGAYQGAHARELRYADGEEDETPSVRSGGRRPSAAEYQEAYRDYEGRLEKPSFLEGRMPIYLGATALGAIAVIGLALYLLRSPSTLSISDTPPVIAAPTEPAKIQPEEGAQQPVVPRQTKLIYDRILGDEQGGGEERLVPRQEEPLTPGIPNEPAPVAPDTQGGLPPAVPPPPGNQSSLEGENPVVAEATGIGEGGIAPDISEAGLRIPGQGANPSGSSDPPDADVSASGAPDQETGALGAASGQRTATAPLPKPKPAAQRRVASAQNTPAETSPTQGATVVPSGQSGPQLASVGPTPTALSSGQYLIQLASFRTQQDAATEFNRLKRSFPQLLGNLSPFIQEADLGDRGKFYRLRMGPIASQDGASQLCNSLIASGEKDCLVRRQQ, from the coding sequence ATGCCAGCGCCCGCTGCGGCTCAGCCACCGCGTCCCGCGGCAGTTTCGCGCCCGGTCTCGCCCATGCCGCGCCTTGAGCCCATGTTGCGGGGTTCGCTCTCGCGGCTCGGCTCCAATGTGGAGGCTGCACCGGAGGGCAGGGGCGTCGCACACTCAACGCCCGACAAGGCGAATGAGACCCCGAACCACCAGGGCATGAAGGATGACCCCGCGGAGCATGCAAGGGATGCTGCAGACGAGGGCATGAGGCCGGGTGCGAAAGAGGGCACCCCTCCGCCTCGTCTTCATCCCGAATTGCGGCCACCCGTGGCAAGTCGTGAGCCTTCCCAACCCGTCCGTGAGGAGGCGCGGCCCATGCCACGCCCTGACATTTCACGTCTGGTCGGTGCGCGGTCGGCTCAGGATGCCCCTCCCGCGGCCAAGCCGCCGGAGCCCGCATTGCGGGTCAATGCGATCGACGAGAAGGCAGGCGATCCATCTGGCCGCGCTGTGAGCTTTGGCCGGTCGGATTTCCTGCGCTTCCAGCGGCCGAGCCCCGCACCTGTCGATCAATATTCCGCCACCTTGTCGGATGCGACGGAGGATGAGGCAGCTGATGTGTCCCTGACGGATGTCTCGGCGGTCGTTGCAGATGGGCCGGAAATCGTCCGCAGCACGAAGGCCGGAGCCGGCCTCGGGGCAGGAGAGAATAGCGTTGCCCCACGTCTTGGCGCGCCAGGCGAGCAGCTTGCGGGTCGCGGCGAAGGGCCTCGAGCCGAAGCGCCGATCGCCGATCTGTCGAGGCGTGAGCCGCGAATATCAAGCCAGCCGGATGCGCGCGTTCCCTCGAGCGCGCCTTCAGGGCCGAATGCGCCTTCAGGCCTGAACGCGCCTGCCGGAAGGCAGGCTCCTGGCCCTAGCAGCATTCCCGGAGCTTCGGTTGATCCGCGCCTCGCCCGGCCCAGTCAGCCGCGCCAGGCCGCACCTGCAAATTTTGATGAGCTCGCAGATCGCAACCGCAAGCCGCAAGTTTCGCCCGTGGCGCGCCGCCAGACGGGTGAAGGGCCGGTCGAATGGCCGGCGGTGAGCCGTGGACCCGCCGCGCGGCTCATGCAGCGTGAGAAGGACGAAGCCGATCCGGCTGCTCCGTCACGGTCAAATGACAGTGCGAGGCGCACTGCATTCGACGGCGATGCGGAGCTGAATGGTTACGGCGCACGAGCGGCCACGCGGGATGGAGCCTATCAGGGCGCCCATGCGCGCGAGCTGCGCTATGCCGATGGCGAGGAGGATGAAACCCCATCGGTCCGCTCAGGTGGCCGGCGGCCGAGTGCTGCGGAATATCAGGAAGCCTACCGGGATTATGAGGGACGGCTGGAGAAGCCGTCTTTTCTGGAAGGGCGCATGCCCATCTATCTCGGCGCAACGGCGTTGGGCGCCATTGCGGTGATCGGCCTTGCGCTCTATCTCCTGCGCAGCCCGAGCACACTGAGCATTTCCGATACACCGCCAGTGATCGCGGCGCCGACCGAGCCGGCGAAGATTCAGCCGGAAGAGGGTGCCCAGCAGCCAGTCGTGCCCCGTCAGACCAAGCTGATCTATGATCGGATCCTCGGGGATGAGCAGGGCGGTGGCGAGGAGCGACTGGTTCCCCGCCAAGAGGAGCCGTTGACCCCGGGCATACCCAATGAGCCGGCACCTGTCGCGCCCGATACCCAGGGCGGTCTTCCACCAGCGGTTCCACCGCCGCCGGGTAATCAGTCCTCGCTAGAGGGTGAGAACCCGGTTGTGGCCGAAGCCACGGGCATTGGCGAGGGAGGCATAGCCCCTGACATATCAGAGGCGGGCTTGCGCATCCCTGGACAGGGGGCAAATCCTTCGGGCTCGTCCGATCCTCCCGACGCTGATGTCTCAGCCAGCGGCGCCCCTGATCAGGAAACAGGCGCTCTTGGCGCGGCTTCCGGACAGCGCACGGCCACGGCCCCGCTGCCGAAGCCCAAACCTGCAGCGCAGCGGCGGGTTGCCTCGGCACAGAATACGCCAGCCGAGACATCGCCCACACAAGGCGCGACCGTCGTGCCATCCGGCCAATCAGGCCCGCAGCTTGCCTCGGTGGGCCCCACGCCCACGGCGCTATCCTCTGGCCAATATCTGATCCAACTCGCGTCATTTCGCACCCAGCAGGATGCAGCGACCGAATTCAACAGGCTCAAGCGGAGCTTTCCACAACTGCTCGGCAATCTCTCGCCTTTCATCCAGGAGGCTGATCTTGGAGATCGCGGCAAGTTCTATAGGCTGCGCATGGGACCGATCGCCTCGCAGGACGGTGCATCCCAGCTTTGCAATTCTCTGATCGCCTCCGGTGAGAAGGATTGCCTGGTGCGCCGCCAGCAATAG
- the nagZ gene encoding beta-N-acetylhexosaminidase: MTASALILGCSGLVLTPEEKGFFRDVDPWGFILFKRNCDEPEQVRALVSSLRDAVGRADAPVLIDQEGGRVQRLKPPYWPSYPAGRPFGAVFSHDPDRARRCLFNVTRLIAKDLHDLGITVDCMPVLDVPVPGAHDVIGDRAYASDPETVAILGRVVCEALLAGGVLPVIKHVPGHGRAGVDSHLSLPRVDAARERLASSDFAPFKALADMPLAMTAHVVYSALDPDRPATTSPTMIGDIIRGELAYDGLLMTDDLSMQALDGPLGKRISQSIAAGCDVGLHCNGSMAEMVELAAVAPKLDGDALRRARAALARLEPPAPFDQDQAFADLAAMMGESV; this comes from the coding sequence ATGACAGCATCTGCCCTCATCCTCGGCTGCTCGGGATTGGTCTTGACCCCAGAGGAGAAGGGATTTTTTCGCGATGTGGATCCCTGGGGTTTTATTCTCTTCAAGCGAAATTGCGATGAGCCAGAACAGGTGCGCGCGCTGGTATCAAGCTTGCGCGATGCGGTCGGCCGTGCCGACGCGCCTGTGCTGATCGACCAGGAAGGTGGCCGGGTGCAGCGGCTGAAGCCGCCCTACTGGCCGAGTTATCCCGCGGGCAGGCCATTTGGCGCAGTCTTCAGCCATGACCCGGATCGCGCCCGTCGTTGCCTCTTCAATGTGACCCGCCTGATCGCTAAGGATCTTCATGATCTCGGCATTACGGTCGACTGCATGCCGGTTCTCGATGTGCCGGTGCCCGGCGCGCATGATGTCATCGGCGACAGAGCCTATGCAAGCGATCCAGAGACGGTGGCCATACTCGGCCGCGTCGTCTGTGAAGCCCTTCTGGCCGGCGGCGTCTTGCCGGTCATCAAACATGTGCCAGGTCACGGCCGGGCAGGGGTCGACAGCCATCTGAGCCTGCCGCGCGTGGATGCCGCGCGTGAGCGGCTTGCAAGCAGCGATTTTGCGCCATTCAAAGCGCTTGCCGACATGCCACTGGCCATGACGGCCCATGTGGTCTATTCCGCACTTGATCCGGACCGTCCTGCGACGACCTCGCCCACCATGATCGGCGATATCATCCGGGGCGAGCTTGCCTATGACGGTCTGTTGATGACCGATGATCTCAGCATGCAGGCCCTTGATGGCCCGCTTGGCAAGCGCATCTCGCAGAGCATCGCGGCCGGCTGCGACGTCGGGCTTCACTGCAACGGGTCCATGGCAGAAATGGTCGAGCTTGCTGCTGTTGCACCGAAGCTTGACGGCGATGCGCTCCGGCGGGCCCGGGCAGCTCTTGCACGGCTTGAGCCCCCGGCGCCCTTTGATCAGGACCAAGCCTTTGCGGATCTCGCGGCGATGATGGGCGAATCGGTTTAA
- a CDS encoding segregation and condensation protein A, with product MAWSDRLGVDRLRQDDRALEWPDGEGPLRHQPSAVEPVNSHAQEPQLIIDVDGFEGPLDLLLTLARNQKVDLSRISVLHLAEQYLEFIGQARRMRLELAADYLVMAAWLAYLKSRLLLPDPEPDEELPAEEMAARLAFRLRRLQGVREATAALFARDKLGEEVFGRPAAADATLSGAARVIHEDTLFDLLQAYATRRQKSASFRSYSIKQPAIIPLKEARDLLERLVGGLADWARLDALLLRYLARPGQERSALASSFSASLEMARDGHIDMRQDGHFAPIYMRARPTTMGPGVVRT from the coding sequence TTGGCGTGGAGTGACAGGCTTGGGGTAGATAGGCTTCGGCAAGACGATAGGGCGCTGGAGTGGCCCGATGGCGAGGGCCCGCTGCGCCATCAGCCCTCTGCGGTTGAGCCGGTCAATTCCCACGCACAGGAGCCGCAGCTCATCATCGACGTCGATGGCTTCGAGGGCCCGCTCGATCTGCTGCTCACGCTGGCGCGCAATCAGAAGGTGGACCTGTCGCGCATCTCGGTTCTCCATCTTGCGGAACAGTATCTGGAATTCATCGGCCAGGCTCGCCGTATGCGCTTGGAGCTCGCCGCCGATTACCTGGTGATGGCCGCTTGGCTTGCCTATCTCAAGTCGCGGCTGCTTTTGCCCGACCCTGAGCCCGACGAAGAGCTGCCAGCCGAGGAAATGGCCGCGCGTCTCGCCTTCCGTCTGCGCCGTCTGCAGGGGGTGCGCGAGGCAACCGCAGCGCTCTTTGCCCGCGACAAACTGGGGGAAGAGGTGTTCGGCCGGCCTGCCGCCGCGGATGCGACCCTGAGTGGCGCAGCGCGAGTGATCCACGAGGACACCTTATTCGATCTCTTGCAGGCCTATGCCACCCGCCGGCAGAAATCGGCATCCTTCCGCTCCTACAGCATCAAGCAGCCGGCCATTATTCCGCTCAAGGAAGCGCGCGACCTGCTCGAGCGCCTTGTCGGCGGACTTGCCGATTGGGCAAGGCTCGACGCGCTGCTCCTGCGCTATTTGGCCCGCCCGGGCCAGGAGCGCAGCGCGCTGGCCTCGAGCTTCAGCGCCAGCCTCGAAATGGCCCGCGACGGCCACATCGACATGCGCCAGGATGGGCATTTCGCGCCGATCTATATGCGCGCCCGCCCCACCACCATGGGTCCAGGAGTCGTTCGGACATGA